The bacterium BMS3Abin08 genomic interval GCTCGGCCTCTCAGCATGCTTTTTTATAAATGCCGTCAGTTTTATACCGGTTGTCATTGCACTCAGGGGGATGACGATTGAAGAAAAGACAAAGAAGGGGGTCAAAAAAGACATCCTTTATGAGTTGAGAGAGGGGTTCCATTTTATACTCGGAAAGAAGGATATCATGACCATGATATCAATAATAATAGTCTTCAGCCTCTTTGGACTCCCGTACAATCATTTCCTGCCCGTTTTTGCAGAGGATGTCCTTAAAATAGGAGCAAGCGGACTGGGATACATGATGAGTGCTGCCGGGCTGGGAGCGTTTTCAGCAGCGATGATAATCGCCTTCCGGGGCGATATCAGAAACAAACAGGGAACCATCGCCATCGCCTCCATCATCTTTCCCGTAGCGCTGATTGTCTTTACATTCAGCACGCAGTTCTGGCTGTCAATGGCCCTCCTCCTGACTTTCGGTCTGACACTTGTAAGCTTTTTTGCAACGGCAAACAGCTTTATACAGATGGGGGTACCGGATGAATTAAGGGGAAGGGTCATGAGTGTCTACTCCCTTGTTTTCCTCGGGATGGTCCCTGTTGGAAGCTTCACTCTGGGTTTTGTTGCAGATGCCATAGGGACAAAAAGGGCCTTAATGGCCTCTGCAACAGTCTGCCTGCTGTCGGGTATAGCTTATTCCCGGGTGCTTGTATCAAAAAACAAAAAAGAACCACACCCCCGGACCCGACGATAACACCCTGTGATGAAGACAAGCAGGCATCGTAAAATGCGATTATACTGATTTTATTACTTCGGCAATTAAATACATTAATCCTTACATAACGCCGGATCAAGTCCGGCATGAGAGACTAATTTCCGGCAATAAATAAGGTTCAAATCAAGCAAAGGGAGCGATATGATAGAGTCTGAACGGTTTAAATTTCGCAGTAAATTCGCCCGGATGGTGAATTGCGAAATTTCCTCGGAGACAGACAGTATGTCTGTCGAGAATGAGTGAAGAATCTATCATATCGCTCCCTGCGACATTTATCAATGTTTCGGATATTTTATTGCCGGTGTAATAATCCGGATCGGGAGGGGCTTCAAACAACCTCAAACAT includes:
- a CDS encoding enterobactin exporter EntS, with protein sequence MDTGRLPFSAFYIRNFRLFWIAQLISLSGTWMHMVGQGWLVYQLTHSPLYLGFAGAALSLPILIFTLFGGILADRHSKRTILIITQFLNIFPPLLLGILTFTGKITVWHVIAIAFVIGTINAFDLPVRQSFLIEMVGKGRLMNAIALNSASFHGARILGPLIAGLVISRLGLSACFFINAVSFIPVVIALRGMTIEEKTKKGVKKDILYELREGFHFILGKKDIMTMISIIIVFSLFGLPYNHFLPVFAEDVLKIGASGLGYMMSAAGLGAFSAAMIIAFRGDIRNKQGTIAIASIIFPVALIVFTFSTQFWLSMALLLTFGLTLVSFFATANSFIQMGVPDELRGRVMSVYSLVFLGMVPVGSFTLGFVADAIGTKRALMASATVCLLSGIAYSRVLVSKNKKEPHPRTRR